A single region of the Cucumis melo cultivar AY chromosome 3, USDA_Cmelo_AY_1.0, whole genome shotgun sequence genome encodes:
- the LOC103488485 gene encoding mogroside IE synthase-like has product MEMTAANGGGERIKQSHVIVFPFPRHGHMSPMLQFSKRLISKGLLLTFLITSSASQSLTINIPPSPSFHFKIISDLPESDDVATLDAYLRSFRAAVTKSLSNFIDEVLTSSSNEEVPPTLIVYDSVMPWVQSVAAERGLDSAPFFTESAAVNHLLHLVYGGSLSIPPPDNVVVSLPSEIVLQPEDLPSFPDDPEVVLDFMTSQFSHLENVKWIFINTFDRLESKVVNWMAKTLPIKTVGPTIPSAYLDGRLEKDKAYGLNVSKSNNGKCPIKWLDSKETASVIYISFGSLVILSEEQVKELTNLLRDTDFSFLWVLRESEMVKLPKNFVQDTSDRGLIVNWCCQLQVLSHKAVSCFVTHCGWNSTLEALSLGVPMVAIPQWIDQTTNAKFVADVWRVGVRVKKNEKSVAIKEELEASIRKIVVQGNGTNEFKQNAIKWKNLAKEAVDERGSSDKNIEEFVQALVASN; this is encoded by the exons ATGGAGATGACGGCGGCGAACGGAGGTGGAGAAAGAATCAAACAGAGTCATGTAATCGTGTTCCCTTTCCCAAGGCACGGCCACATGAGTCCAATGCTCCAATTCTCGAAGCGATTAATCTCCAAAGGCCTTCTTCTAACATTCCTCATCACTTCCTCTGCATCTCAATCCTTAACTATCAATATCCCTCCCTCTCCTTCTTTTCACTTCAAAATCATCTCCGATCTCCCTGAATCCGACGACGTCGCTACTCTCGACGCCTATCTCCGGAGCTTCCGAGCCGCCGTCACCAAATCCTTATCCAATTTCatcgacgaagtcctaacttcAAGTTCCAATGAAGAAGTTCCTCCTACTCTTATCGTTTACGATTCTGTTATGCCCTGGGTGCAGAGTGTCGCCGCAGAGCGAGGTCTGGATTCGGCTCCGTTTTTCACTGAATCGGCTGCCGtcaatcatttactccatcttGTCTATGGAGGATCTTTGAGTATTCCGCCGCCGGACAATGTGGTGGTTTCGCTTCCGTCGGAGATTGTTCTTCAGCCGGAAGATCTGCCGTCGTTCCCTGATGATCCTGAAGTGGTTTTGGATTTCATGACCAGTCAGTTCTCACATTTGGAGAATGTAAAGTGGATTTTCATCAACACGTTTGATCGCCTCGAGTCCAAG GTTGTTAATTGGATGGCCAAAACATTGCCCATCAAGACAGTAGGACCAACCATTCCATCGGCGTATCTTGACGGTCGGTTGGAGAAGGACAAAGCCTACGGTTTGAATGTCTCAAAATCCAACAATGGGAAGTGTCCTATCAAATGGTTAGACTCGAAAGAAACTGCCTCAGTTATTTATATTTCATTTGGAAGTTTGGTTATATTATCAGAAGAACAAGTAAAAGAACTGACAAATTTACTTAGAGACACTGATTTTTCCTTCTTATGGGTTCTAAGAGAATCAGAAATGGTAAAGCTTCCTAAGAACTTTGTACAAGACACATCAGATCGTGGCCTAATTGTGAACTGGTGTTGTCAACTACAAGTTCTTTCTCACAAGGCTGTAAGTTGTTTTGTGACTCATTGTGGTTGGAACTCGACACTTGAAGCGTTGAGCTTGGGGGTGCCGATGGTTGCCATCCCACAGTGGATCGATCAAACAACGAATGCTAAGTTTGTTGCAGACGTTTGGAGAGTTGGAGTTCGAGTGAAGAAAAATGAGAAAAGTGTTGCTATAAAGGAAGAACTAGAAGCCTCCATCCGAAAGATTGTTGTTCAAGGAAATGGGACAAATGAGTTTAAACAGAACGCAATCAAGTGGAAGAATTTGGCTAAAGAAGCTGTGGATGAAAGAGGCAGTTCTGATAAAAACATTGAAGAATTTGTCCAAGCACTTGTTGCATCAAACTAG
- the LOC103488484 gene encoding 2-alkenal reductase (NADP(+)-dependent)-like — MQSHGGDGEVINKQVILKDYVTDGASPKESDLEVIANRTIKLKVPNGSHGVLLKNLYLSCDPYMLACMNKFENASIDIASFTPGSPIRGYGVGKVLDSDHPKFKRGDFVWGKTGWEEYSILSTSEAEALFKIDHTDVPLSYYTGILGVNGMTAYAGFFEICCPKKGEYVFVSAASGAVGQLVGQFAKLMGCYVVGCAGSKQKVDLLKNKLGFDEVFNYKEEPNLEATLTRCFPEGIDIYFDNVGGKMLDAALVNMRRNGRIALCGMVSEFQKDKPEGVYNLIGAIGKRVRLEGFIMHDYLHLYPKYLDFVLPPIREGQIVYLEDLAYGLENGPSALIGILSGRNVGKQVVVVTKED; from the exons ATGCAGAGCCACGGCGGCGACGGCGAAGTAATCAACAAACAAGTAATTTTAAAAGACTATGTCACCGACGGCGCTTCCCCCAAAGAATCGGATCTTGAAGTGATCGCCAACAGAACCATTAAACTGAAGGTTCCGAATGGCTCACATGGAGTTCTTCTTAAGAATCTCTACCTTTCCTGCGATCCCTATATGCTTGCTTGTATGAACAAGTTCGAAAATGCCTCCATTGATATTGCTTCCTTCACTCCCGGTTCG CCTATTAGGGGATATGGAGTTGGGAAAGTTTTGGATTCCGATCATCCGAAGTTTAAGAGAGGAGATTTTGTATGGGGGAAGACAGGTTGGGAAGAGTATTCTATACTTTCAACCTCAGAAGCTGAAGCTCTATTTAAAATTGATCACACCGATGTTCCTCTTTCTTATTACACAGGAATTCTTG GTGTGAATGGGATGACTGCTTACGCTGGTTTCTTCGAGATTTGTTGTCCTAAAAAAGGAGAATATGTGTTCGTCTCAGCTGCATCTGGTGCAGTTGGCCAACTTGTTGGCCAATTTGCCAAGTTAATGGGATGTTATGTTGTTGGTTGTGCTGGTAGCAAACAAAAG GTTGATTTGCTGAAGAACAAACTCGGGTTCGACGAGGTTTTTAACTACAAAGAAGAGCCAAACTTGGAAGCTACTCTAACAAG ATGCTTCCCTGAAGGAATAGACATTTATTTTGACAATGTTGGAGGGAAGATGTTGGATGCTGCTCTTGTTAATATGAGGAGGAATGGTCGTATTGCTTTGTGTGGGATGGTATCTGAGTTCCAAAAAGACAAACCTGAAGGtgtttataatttgattggtGCTATTGGAAAACGCGTTCGTTTGGAAGGGTTTATTATGCATGATTACTTGCATCTCTATCCTAAGTATTTGGATTTTGTTTTGCCTCCCATAAGGGAAGGGCAGATTGTTTATTTAGAAGATTTAGCTTATGGCCTTGAGAATGGTCCATCCGCTCTTATCGGCATCTTGTCAGGTCGCAACGTAGGCAAACAAGTAGTTGTTGTTACAAAGGAAGATTGA
- the LOC103488575 gene encoding 6,7-dimethyl-8-ribityllumazine synthase, chloroplastic isoform X2: MAASFAAPAQGLVHRQNLTLSFSNSNFKPTQLQFQGSLSSKSQPLSFSSRLNLLNHASSPNNHRSSFAHTAAVRHIVGSLAKAGGLRFAVVGRFNEIVTRPMLEGALSTFKSYSVQDEDVDVVWVPGSFDIPVVAQKLGQSGKYHAVLCIGAVIRGDTSHYDAVVNSSASGVLSAGLNSGVPCVFSVLTCDTLEQGFDRAGGKVGNKGSEGALTAMELASMFEYDLK, encoded by the exons ATGGCGGCCTCATTTGCTGCTCCGGCTCAGGGCTTGGTTCATCGTCAAAATCTCACGCTCTCATTTTCCAATTCCAACTTCAAACCCACTCAACTTCAGTTTCAGGGCTCACTTTCTTCTAAATCTCAACCCCTCTCCTTCTCTTCTCGACTCAACCTTCTTAACCATGCCTCTTCCCCCAACAATCACCGTTCCTCTTTTGCTCACACCGCCGCCGTTCGCCACATCGTTGGCTCTCTTGCCAAAGCTGGTGGCCTTCGCTTTGCT GTTGTGGGGCGGTTCAATGAAATTGTGACAAGGCCAATGCTCGAGGGAGCCTTGTCTACTTTCAAAAGCTATTCAGTTCAAGACGAGGACGTTGAT GTTGTCTGGGTCCCAGGGAGCTTTGATATTCCTGTGGTTGCTCAAAAGCTTGGGCAATCTGGGAAGTACCATGCTGTCTTGTGCATTGGAGCTGTG ATTAGAGGTGATACATCCCACTATGATGCCGTTGTAAACTCTTCTGCATCTGGAGTACTTTCTGCCGGTTTAAATTCAG GAGTCCCATGCGTATTTAGCGTCTTGACTTGTGACACCCTAGAACAG GGTTTCGATCGAGCTGGCGGTAAAGTTGGAAATAAGGGATCTGAGGGTGCTTTGACAGCT ATGGAGCTGGCGTCTATGTTTGAGTACGATCTGAAGTAG
- the LOC103488575 gene encoding 6,7-dimethyl-8-ribityllumazine synthase, chloroplastic isoform X1 — MAASFAAPAQGLVHRQNLTLSFSNSNFKPTQLQFQGSLSSKSQPLSFSSRLNLLNHASSPNNHRSSFAHTAAVRHIVGSLAKAGGLRFAVVVGRFNEIVTRPMLEGALSTFKSYSVQDEDVDVVWVPGSFDIPVVAQKLGQSGKYHAVLCIGAVIRGDTSHYDAVVNSSASGVLSAGLNSGVPCVFSVLTCDTLEQGFDRAGGKVGNKGSEGALTAMELASMFEYDLK, encoded by the exons ATGGCGGCCTCATTTGCTGCTCCGGCTCAGGGCTTGGTTCATCGTCAAAATCTCACGCTCTCATTTTCCAATTCCAACTTCAAACCCACTCAACTTCAGTTTCAGGGCTCACTTTCTTCTAAATCTCAACCCCTCTCCTTCTCTTCTCGACTCAACCTTCTTAACCATGCCTCTTCCCCCAACAATCACCGTTCCTCTTTTGCTCACACCGCCGCCGTTCGCCACATCGTTGGCTCTCTTGCCAAAGCTGGTGGCCTTCGCTTTGCTGTG GTTGTGGGGCGGTTCAATGAAATTGTGACAAGGCCAATGCTCGAGGGAGCCTTGTCTACTTTCAAAAGCTATTCAGTTCAAGACGAGGACGTTGAT GTTGTCTGGGTCCCAGGGAGCTTTGATATTCCTGTGGTTGCTCAAAAGCTTGGGCAATCTGGGAAGTACCATGCTGTCTTGTGCATTGGAGCTGTG ATTAGAGGTGATACATCCCACTATGATGCCGTTGTAAACTCTTCTGCATCTGGAGTACTTTCTGCCGGTTTAAATTCAG GAGTCCCATGCGTATTTAGCGTCTTGACTTGTGACACCCTAGAACAG GGTTTCGATCGAGCTGGCGGTAAAGTTGGAAATAAGGGATCTGAGGGTGCTTTGACAGCT ATGGAGCTGGCGTCTATGTTTGAGTACGATCTGAAGTAG
- the LOC103488483 gene encoding ankyrin repeat protein SKIP35-like, whose protein sequence is MEKEVLVPIRDNVADEALMFDQINMEIKTEENEIDIQKGDVYAPASEKGEGSSVVFSREGPLVKKESVLAHGCNSNEQSPKSMLMVTDHKQGKKGKSCHEKKLSRQDRFELGRLFQGAVSSHDWELADSLIALADPQTLNDALCITLDSIWFLSTQQELHGITGLIKNIIVSGAYDFTRAALRTSFLASCVSACQSRTMSLADTVTVMAQRLRERLQECNGDEVLKAEAGTKVQKFTEWALKCIGFHSGCHGNKDRVTQSSAAEIQLQLSAFKMFLDFAGNQLTGKDFTEAFDAACFPLTLFSSSFDPGWATGISATAIQGLLCLLVEGGADNVNQCFLEASRFGSTELVRILLQIAQRNSLDVDVDLALGFASHYCKIGTMECLVEEGNAIAFLGPLMRAAERGCLPVVEWFVKRGCQDMELCLALTAATSSSQINVAAYLLPHVPQHVLAALSIEILKAAGERSSGSLDGVEFLLHSNFLGDLSATYAVADSISKSSDESVAPELRAFLREHWSEAAYVDGLKQGQENYLNFVRILRWGGSPISLRDIPAPLRVAIAYLPLYRECIKVNGYLFSQKLRGQLVEAARRLGGGVLEEVSNGRELLAVLEHHLPPFLLHKFKVT, encoded by the exons ATGGAGAAAGAAGTTTTGGTTCCGATCAGGGACAATGTGGCTGATGAAGCTTTGATGTTTGATCAAATAAATATGGAAATCAAAACTGAGGAAAATGAAATTGATATTCAGAAGGGTGATGTTTATGCTCCTGCATCCGAGAAAGGTGAGGGAAGTAGTGTTGTATTCTCCAGAGAAGGTCCTCTTGTGAAGAAAGAGTCTGTTCTAGCTCATGGGTGTAATTCCAATGAACAAAGTCCCAAGTCCATGCTAATGGTGACAGATCACAAGCAGGGAAAGAAAGGGAAGTCCTGTCATGAAAAGAAACTTAGCAGACAAGATAGATTCGAGTTGGGGCGGTTGTTTCAGGGTGCTGTAAGCTCACATGATTGGGAGCTTGCAGATAGTTTGATTGCTTTGGCAGATCCTCAAACTCTTAATGATGCTTTGTGTATCACCTTGGATTCAATCTGGTTTTTGAGCACACAACAAGAGCTTCATGGAATAACTGGGTTAATTAAGAACATCATTGTGAGCGGAGCTTATGATTTTACGAGAGCAGCTCTTAGGACCTCGTTTCTGGCTTCGTGTGTCTCTGCCTGCCAGAGTCGAACGATGAGTCTTGCGGATACTGTGACTGTCATGGCACAGAG GTTGCGAGAGCGTCTCCAAGAATGCAATGGAGATGAGGTTTTAAAAGCAGAGGCTGGTACTAAGGTTCAAAAGTTTACAGAGTGGGCTCTGAAATGCATTGGTTTTCATTCTGGGTGCCATGGAAATAAGGACCGAGTGACTCAGAGCTCAGCTGCTGAGATCCAACTTCAGTTATCTGCTTTCAAAATGTTCCTAGATTTTGCTGGCAATCAACTTACTGGAAAAGATTTCACAGAAGCCTTTGATGCTGCTTGTTTCCCACTCACTCTCTTTTCTAGTTCATTTGATCCTGGATGGGCAACTGGAATATCagcaacagcaatccaaggtTTATTGTGTTTGCTGGTGGAGGGTGGTGCTGACAATGTTAACCAATGCTTCCTTGAAGCCTCTCGCTTTGGAAGCACAGAACTTGTGCGGATTTTATTACAG ATTGCCCAAAGGAACAGTTTGGACGTTGATGTTGATCTAGCTTTAGGTTTTGCTTCTCACTACTGTAAGATTGGCACTATGGAGTGCTTGGTGGAAGAGGGTAATGCCATAGCTTTCCTAGGTCCTCTAATGAGAGCGGCCGAAAGAGGATGTTTGCCGGTGGTCGAGTGGTTTGTGAAAAGAGGTTGTCAGGACATGGAACTCTGCTTAGCCCTCACCGCTGCTACCTCTAGCAGCCAAATTAATGTCGCTGCTTATCTTCTTCCCCATGTTCCTCAACACGTACTCGCTGCCCTCAgcattgaaattttgaaggctGCTGGGGAACGTAGCAGTGGTTCTCTTGATGGCGTGGAGTTTCTTCTTCATTCCAACTTTCTTGGTGATCTTTCTGCAACATATGCTGTCGCAGACAGTATCTCCAAGTCGAGTGATGAGTCTGTTGCTCCTGAGCTTAGGGCATTTCTTCGGGAGCACTGGTCAGAGGCAGCTTATGTGGACGGTTTGAAACAAGGTCAAGAAAATTACTTGAACTTTGTGCGGATTTTGAGGTGGGGTGGATCTCCAATCTCTTTGAGGGATATTCCAGCACCCCTGAGGGTTGCAATAGCTTATCTACCACTGTATAGGGAATGTATAAAGGTGAACGGATACTTGTTTTCGCAAAAGCTGAGGGGGCAGCTGGTTGAAGCTGCAAGAAGGCTTGGAGGTGGAGTGTTAGAAGAGGTGAGCAACGGAAGGGAGCTTTTAGCTGTTTTGGAGCATCATCTTCCTCCATTTTTGCTTCACAAGTTCAAGGTCACTTAG